The proteins below come from a single Herpetosiphon gulosus genomic window:
- a CDS encoding response regulator has product MNYKVFLVEDEIIAREGIRDAIDWAAAGYQFCGEASDGEIALPIIRERRPDIVITDIKMPFMDGLQLCRILKETLPTTKIMILSGHDEFRYAQEAIQIGVTEYLLKPIVAQDLLAALRKIAGQIDQERQAREHLDALHAQMSTHQPVLRERCLLDLVAGSSSITDFMEQARSLEIDLLAPWYQVLVMHAMPPSATVAPLYTVYQQIDAIVAASLGESRSVVAFKHGMEDTILIVKGETRVDVIQRADGLAAALRQRVAEQIGCRAMIGSGDPTERLSLISQSFSQALAQISSFEPPVEVEPYDHDHLHGGAIVMKARAYIDANYADPAMSLSQAAAHVLLSPTYFSAVFRREVGETFIDYLTHVRIRKAIELLRSTSLTASEIAYRIGYQNPRYFYSVFRKVVGQPPNEFRRHS; this is encoded by the coding sequence ATGAACTACAAAGTTTTTTTAGTCGAGGACGAGATCATAGCCCGCGAAGGGATTCGCGACGCGATTGACTGGGCAGCGGCGGGCTATCAGTTTTGCGGCGAGGCTTCCGATGGTGAAATTGCCCTCCCAATTATTCGTGAGCGACGGCCTGATATCGTGATTACTGATATTAAGATGCCGTTTATGGATGGCCTACAGCTCTGTCGAATTCTGAAGGAGACGCTGCCAACGACGAAGATCATGATCCTCAGCGGCCATGATGAGTTTCGCTACGCTCAGGAAGCAATCCAAATCGGGGTTACTGAGTATCTGCTGAAACCCATTGTTGCCCAAGATCTGCTGGCAGCGTTACGCAAGATCGCTGGCCAGATCGATCAGGAACGCCAAGCTAGGGAACACCTTGATGCGCTCCATGCGCAGATGTCCACCCATCAACCAGTGTTGCGCGAACGCTGTTTGCTTGACCTCGTAGCTGGTAGTAGCTCGATAACCGACTTCATGGAACAAGCACGCAGCCTTGAAATCGATCTTTTGGCCCCATGGTATCAGGTGTTGGTGATGCATGCCATGCCTCCTAGTGCCACAGTAGCACCGCTATATACCGTCTACCAGCAGATCGATGCGATCGTCGCCGCAAGTTTGGGTGAGTCGCGCTCGGTTGTGGCTTTTAAGCATGGTATGGAAGACACGATCTTGATTGTCAAGGGTGAGACCCGGGTTGACGTGATCCAGCGGGCGGATGGGCTGGCCGCTGCCCTGCGCCAGCGCGTGGCCGAGCAGATTGGCTGTCGGGCTATGATCGGCAGCGGCGACCCAACCGAGCGACTCAGCTTGATCTCCCAATCGTTTTCCCAAGCGCTGGCGCAGATCAGTAGCTTCGAACCCCCAGTGGAAGTCGAGCCATACGACCACGATCACCTCCACGGTGGTGCAATCGTCATGAAAGCTCGCGCTTATATCGATGCCAACTACGCCGATCCTGCCATGTCGCTGAGCCAGGCAGCTGCTCATGTGTTGCTTAGCCCAACCTATTTCAGTGCTGTCTTTCGGCGCGAGGTGGGCGAGACCTTTATTGACTACTTGACCCATGTCCGCATTCGCAAAGCCATCGAACTGCTGCGTTCAACCTCGCTGACCGCCAGCGAGATCGCCTATCGCATTGGCTATCAGAACCCGCGCTATTTCTACTCGGTGTTTCGTAAGGTTGTTGGGCAACCACCCAATGAATTCCGCCGACACTCCTAA
- a CDS encoding SGNH/GDSL hydrolase family protein, giving the protein MRRITIGLLVGLVVASIGQTSAQPAGDVIDPAVVGYPQRVVAFGDSITRAFLADGNIAEIGDKPQYSWATGTSPEVNSLTERIRTATGSVTATNAAVSGASMTALVGQVNGAEPANAQYATILMGANDICRSSEGAMTSVTDYRTQITNGLNQLTTNEPEVRVFVASVPDIFQVWQTFKDNSTARFIWGQFSVCQSMFANPESTAPADVERRQRVRQRIVDYNTQLSEVCNNYLRCRFDQNLLFNSPISPTLITADYYHPSIAGQQALANNLAQASFDFTDQQAPVSTVGFTQTKLMWLATLSATDDRGVRGLEYRLPSQTTWTRYSQPFEVAPETTIIVRAVDINGNTEGSRAWTAPANNQSPSVVFMPFVTLNQ; this is encoded by the coding sequence ATGCGTCGAATAACGATCGGATTATTGGTAGGTTTGGTGGTTGCCAGTATTGGTCAAACATCTGCCCAGCCGGCAGGTGATGTGATTGATCCTGCGGTTGTAGGTTATCCCCAACGGGTGGTTGCCTTTGGTGATTCGATTACCAGAGCTTTCCTCGCTGATGGCAATATTGCCGAGATTGGTGATAAGCCCCAATATAGCTGGGCAACTGGCACAAGCCCAGAAGTTAATAGTTTGACTGAGCGGATTCGCACGGCAACGGGGAGTGTTACCGCGACCAATGCGGCGGTGAGCGGTGCCAGCATGACCGCCTTGGTTGGCCAAGTCAATGGTGCTGAGCCAGCCAACGCCCAATATGCCACAATCTTGATGGGGGCAAACGATATTTGTCGCTCGAGCGAAGGAGCGATGACCAGCGTGACTGATTATCGCACTCAGATCACGAATGGCTTAAATCAATTAACCACCAATGAACCTGAGGTTCGGGTTTTTGTCGCCAGCGTTCCTGATATCTTCCAGGTCTGGCAGACGTTTAAGGATAACTCGACTGCGCGGTTTATTTGGGGCCAATTTAGTGTTTGTCAATCGATGTTTGCGAACCCTGAATCGACTGCACCTGCCGATGTGGAGCGTCGCCAACGCGTTCGCCAACGAATTGTTGATTACAACACCCAATTGAGTGAAGTTTGTAACAATTATTTGCGCTGCCGCTTTGACCAAAACCTGTTGTTTAACTCGCCGATTTCGCCAACCCTGATCACCGCCGATTACTATCACCCTTCAATTGCGGGGCAACAAGCTTTAGCGAACAATTTAGCGCAGGCTTCATTTGATTTTACCGATCAGCAAGCGCCTGTTTCGACGGTTGGGTTTACTCAAACTAAGCTGATGTGGCTGGCAACCCTGAGTGCTACTGATGACCGAGGGGTGCGTGGCTTGGAGTATCGTTTGCCTAGCCAAACAACGTGGACACGCTATAGCCAACCATTTGAAGTAGCGCCTGAAACAACCATTATTGTGCGAGCAGTTGATATTAATGGCAATACCGAAGGTTCTCGCGCTTGGACAGCCCCAGCCAATAATCAGTCCCCAAGTGTGGTGTTTATGCCATTTGTAACGCTTAATCAATAA